GCGTGACGAGCGCGTTTGCCATAATCGTGAGCAGAAGAAGGATTACCAAAATCGCCATCGGCTGTTAAATAGAGCAGCATTTGTTCGGCAACACGCCGATCAACAGGTGTTGTCGCCATGTAATCAAGATAAATAGGATTATTCATATTAATTAAAATGCCATTCGTTGCGCTAATGCCGATTGTTGTTGTAATACTGATAAAAATTGATCGATTTCTGCTGGCGTATTATGCGCGGAAAAACTCACGCGAACAATACTTTCCGCAATTCCTTCATCAAGCTGCATGGCTTTTACCACATGCGTGGTGCCCGTTTTGCCGCAAGCCGCACCCGCAGACACCGCAAAACCTGCTTGATCTAAATTCATGACCAAGGTTTCGCTGTCAATTCCTTTTAATGCAATTAAACTGGTATTGGGTAAACGCTCAGATTCTGCGGCGAGTAAGGTAATTCCTGGAATCGTCGCCAGGCCTTCTTCAAAATGATGTTGGCACTTGAGCATGGTCATGTGGCGCTGGGTTAATTCTTGATAGGCAAGTTCGGCCGCTTTTCCCATGCCCACAATTCCCGCTACATTTAACGTGCCACTGCGCAATCCGCGTTCTTGACCACCGCCATCGATTAAAGGTTGTAGTTCAATACTGTCATTAACAATTAACGCCCCCATGCCTTGTGGTCCACCAAATTTATGGGCTGCTAAACTAAGCAGATCAACACCTAGACTGGACATATCAATACGAATTTTTCCAGCCGCTTGCACGGCATCGGTGTGAAAAATACAGCCAACTTGTTTAGCTTTAGCTGCTAATTGTTGGATAGGAAATAAAGTACCCGTTTCATTATTGGCGCGCATTAAAGAAATAAAATTAGGTTGTTGTTGCAGCGCTTGTTCAAATTCATCGAGTAATAATTGTGATTGTTGATCCACACCGACGATGGTGTGAAGAAATCCTTGTTGCGTTAATCGTTTTACTGTTAATAAAACGGATTTATGCTCAATAGCGCTTAAAAGAATTTTTCCGCCTT
This region of Legionellales bacterium genomic DNA includes:
- a CDS encoding cysteine desulfurase, translating into MTIYFDHNATTPIDSRVVEAMLPYWQHATGNPSSMHAPGRLAKTAIETARAQVAQLVNAKPHQVIFTGNGSEANNLAIKGWASTQKGGKILLSAIEHKSVLLTVKRLTQQGFLHTIVGVDQQSQLLLDEFEQALQQQPNFISLMRANNETGTLFPIQQLAAKAKQVGCIFHTDAVQAAGKIRIDMSSLGVDLLSLAAHKFGGPQGMGALIVNDSIELQPLIDGGGQERGLRSGTLNVAGIVGMGKAAELAYQELTQRHMTMLKCQHHFEEGLATIPGITLLAAESERLPNTSLIALKGIDSETLVMNLDQAGFAVSAGAACGKTGTTHVVKAMQLDEGIAESIVRVSFSAHNTPAEIDQFLSVLQQQSALAQRMAF